The nucleotide window taattccatagacatataggcattaagttagcttgaataagCGAGTAAGAATTCGACaaattcttatgagcaatatcaAACCCGCCAATCAACAAttcagataaattaattagtcattttaagccatGAACGCAACACGATTGTTAACTAGCCCGTGACCCTGGAAAATTCTCTCCTACTGATTGTTATTTGATCGGTTAATTTCTAGTTAATTCATTGCTTGATAggtttaggtagtaaattagtgACTTCTACATTTTGTGAAAAAtctcttgaatcgataagttaaTTGAGTTTAAATCAGTCATTAGTTAATCGCAAGTCTTCGTGGGAAcaatactctactcactactttattacttgacaatCACATGCACTTGTGTGAgtgtttttggtcgcaacaagtttttggcgtcgttgccagggactttgaaattagctacttgactgagttaagcATTTATTAGTTATTTGTTCAAGCTCTAATTTTCTGTTTACCTTGTTTGTGTTAACACAAGCTTTTCTTTTGAATGAGAAGGAGTAGAAGCGCAAACAAcctccttcctcttgatcctgaaattgaacgaacacttcatagagtgaggAGGGAGGTCAAAGCTAGAACTAGAATTGAAAGAGAGTTGGATATCGTAGTTCcaccacagccaatagagatggcaTGTAATGAAGAGCGTGCGGTGATTGAATCCGCAAGGCCCAGTCTTGCTAATATGACttaggctattgtgaagcctgatatcataGGGCACTTTGAACTCAAACAATACATGGTGCAGCTGAATCAGCCATAGGGCAATATGTGGGtttatctcatgaagacccgcaaaggcacattcagaatttcttggaaattacggacacttacaattatccgaacgtttccaaggactatgtcaggctgacacttttCCCCTTTTCACTGCTTGGGGAAGCAAAGGAATGGTTACAAAAGGAACCTGTGAACTCAATCcgcacttgggatgatctagcaaggaaattcgtaatcaagtttttccccattAAGAAGACAAAGTCAGCGAGGAATCAGATTCTTGGACATCAAGTTGATTCTTGGATtcttgggtcacacttttgttgatgggctagatgatgcatcaaagatgaatcttgactcagtttgtggaggtagttgcatggctaGACCGTACAGTGAAATCCAACTCTTGCTAAACAACTTCACTTCTAATaatcataattggcaaggagatggggatTCACGAAGGGCAATTAAACAGAAAGTAGCcgggttgattgagcttgatgacttctcagccatgagagccgatgtagcaaaattggcaaatcaggtgaatagaatgacaatgcaGCAAACACAATCGATGCAACATGTGTAACAAATGTCTATTTGCTGCGAACTATGTGGCGACAATCATAcgagtgacatgtgccccacgaattcTAAATCTATATATTATATGGGGCAACAGAGCAGAGGACCGATAAATCAGCATGCACAATATGGAAACACTTATAATCCAAATTGGAAGAATCATCCCAACTTCTCATGGGGGTGGGAATCAGCCGAATCAGAATCATTATAGACCCCAAGCAAATTTCAATtaacctcagaagccaccccaacaaatggaggagagtacgaatgacttgctgaagaaattgttgcttgacaatcaacagctcagaaCTGATTTTAGTAATCCTGAGAGgtaaatggggcagttagcaacaaaccaaaatactagacctgcAGGCGCTctccccagtgatacagagaagaaatctcaagctaatgcagttacacttagaaacgggagggaactagaggaagtaCCGAAGAAGAGGAAAGACAAGCTTATACCTGAGGGGGAGCTGATTCCTAAGGTGACacacaaatcaaagaaaaatgatgCACCTTTAGAGCCAGTGGAGGCTGCAAGGCCACCACTACCTTTccccagagattgcagaaaatgaatgatgatcgcatgttcagTAAATTTCTCTCTATATTGAGCCAGGTTCAATTAAATAATCCACTGGTGGATGTACTtcatgaaattccaaagtatgctaagtacataaaagatatagtggctcacaagagaaGATTGACTGAGTTTgagacagttgcacttactgaggagtgcacttcacgGGTCCAAAACAAGCTCCCTCAAAAGCTTAAAGATCCTGGCAGCTTTACCATCCCTGTGCAaattggtaatattgatgtgggtcATGTACTTTGTGATTTAGGGGagagcataaatctgatgcccttATCCTTGTTCaagcaattaggtctgggagctccaagaccaacTACTGTGATGTTGCAACTGGCTAATAGGTCGATAGCACACCCTgagggagtgattgaagatgtgttgctgcaaattgggaaatttatcttTCCTGCAGACTTCATTATCCTAGATTATGAGGCTGATGAACCtcgttccaatcatattgggatgaCCTCTCTTGGATACTGGTGATGCAATTATTAAAGTGAGAGAGGGAAAAATGATTTTGAGGGTGGATGACGAGGAAATAGTCtttaatgtctacaaagcaatccaacttcccctccactatgaggagctctcaatGATATCTGTTATGGAAGTGGATGAGCAAAttcttgacacgagtgtatatctagatgATTCTCTAGATAAAGCACTTATGTTGTTCAATAGCTtggagattgatgatgaggttgatGAGGTGATACATATCCTAGATGCATCCTGCGATTACATGCAGGGGATACACCCTTTtaagcccctgaataggccaaatgggcctcctccaaagccgtcaattgaggAAGCTCTAAACCTGGAGCTTAAACCCCTGCctcctcaccttcaatatgcttatttgggtgattatgacactttacctgttattgtttcttctgaCTTGTCTAAATCGCAGGAAGAGAAGCTGTTGAGAGTGGTACGTGAGCACAAACGAgaaattgggtggacaatgtctgagaTTAAAGGCattattttgcatgcataaaatcctcatggaggacggacacaagccaagtgtagagaaacaacgccgactaaatccaatcatgaaagaggtggtaagaaaagaagtgattaagtggtttgatgcaggtattgtatttctaATCTcggatagcaaatgggtaagccccgttcaatgtgtacCTAAGAAAGGGGTGATGACTGTagtggttaatgaaaataatgacttgattcctacaagaactgtcactgggtagagaatttgcatagattatagaaaattgaacaatgtCACCCGAAAGGACCACTTCcccctcccctttattgaccaaatgcttgatagattagctggccaggagtACTACTATTTCTTATatggttactcggggtataatcagattgctatatcCCTaaaggaccaagagaaaaccacatttacatgtccttatagCACGTATGcattcaagagaatgccctttggtcttTGTATGCACctgtgacttttcaaaggtgtatgatggctatttttactaacatggttgaaagatttgtagaagtgttcatggatgattttttcatgtttggatgctcttttgataattgtttaatgaaTCTTGATAAAGTTCTTGCTAGATATGAAGAGACGAAcctggtgctaaactgggaaaaatgccattttatggcaCGTGAAtgtatagtcttggggcacaaACTGTCCGAAAATGGTTTGCAAGTGGACAAAGCAAAGGTGTAAGCCATTGAGAAGTTTCCCCCACTGATGTCCGTCAAAGgcattcgtagtttcttgggccatgcaggtttttattgtcgtttcattaaagatttttcgaaaatctcttctcctttgtgcaggcttcttgagaaagacgtctgtatttatcccccagaggctacagggttaggaaaaacttcacctttattctttcctgtcgtgcggtttggtttctcaatactaattgaatttctactctgttatTTTGCAGATGGttagaacacgcgcttcctcatccaccgaccAATATCCCGAGCACCCAGCAGTAGCTCCCATGAGGGGttgagggcgaggccgaggccttGCTAGAGGCCGaagtaggggcagagctcagcccagagcaatagcaccagcggcggagcctcaggttgactttgatgatgaggttccatcCCTGACCATTctggtgggcccaactcaggtcccaaagggttttattgctaccccagtactccaggatgctctgctccgtctagtgggccttatggagagtgtcacccgagcaggcttgcttcctgtagcaccagccgtctcttaggctggaggaggagctcacactcctgctactcgcactccagagtagatggctccccagtttcaaactccagcagctcagccaattggagcagttcagccagtATGGTAGCTCAGATCGGTGATGGAGcaactatgtctgccgatgctttgtggagattggacaggttcaccaagctcttcactactactttcagcggtgcatcttctgaggatccctaggattatctaaACAGCTATCATGAGGTTCTCAAGACCATGGGGATAGTGGATACCAATGTGGTTGATTTGCTACTTTTTgattatctggatccgccaagacttggtagagAGACTAATGTTTGGCTAGACACGCTGGATCGCCAGCTTTGAATTGGGAGcaatttactcagctatttctagagaagtttatCCCCATCACTTatagagaggcctatcggaggtagtttaAGCGTATACAACAGGGTTCCATGACTATTACTTAGTATGAGactagattcatcgacttggcccggcatgctcttattatacttcccaccgagagagagagggtgaggaggtttattgagggacttattcagccgatttgacttcagatggctaaggaggccgggagtgagatttTTTCCAGGAGGTGGCTAATGTGGCCaagagagtggagatggttctgtcgtaggaaggtggtcaggggtctgacaagaggcctcgtcattcgggcagattcagtggtgcctcgtctagaggcagggaTTTGTATGGTAGAGTCCATACTCCTAGGacctttcagtcagcacttcaagtTTCTCGCGGCGCTTTAGGTGGTCGTGGATCTCATATGCAGTATTATGATCTGCAGCCTTActgtgcaccaccagctcctatcagtatACTGCCGCTCcaaagttttcggggtggtcattcaggtcaccAGGGTTAGTCTCAGTTTCCTAAACCGCATCATTCAGGTAGATGTTTTGAgtgcggtgagtatggtcatatccggagggcttgtccgagattggtgggtactcagtcacAGCAatagggttcccgtgctatggttcaggcaccaggtgttccatcACCCActccgccagctaggggtgggggtagaggtgctagaggtggaggtgttagaggtggagctcagactgCTAGAGGTAGAGTCCAGCCAGCTgtaggccgtcctagagatgtagtctAGGGTGGTGAGGCCCAGCCCCAATATTATGCTCTTCCATccaggcttgaggctgaggcttctgatgtagttatcacaggtactattctggtttgtggcagagatgcttcagttttatttgatccagggtctacatactcctatgtgtcatcttatttttcaccGTATCTAGTTATGCCTACtgattccttgagtgcccctgtatatgtgtctacaccgatgggtgattctattgtggtagatcgagtccatcgttcttgtatagtggtgattggaggtcttgagactcgtgcagatttgttacttctagacatggttgattttgatgtcatactagggatggactggttatcaccttaccatgctatcttggactgtcatgccaataCTGTAACCTTATCCTTGCCGGCTttaccttgtttagagtggagagggactcctggtcattctacctgtagtgttatctcttatgtgaaggcttggcgtatggtcaagaaggggtgtttggcctatttggcatatgtttgcgattctagtgccgaggttccttgtAATAATTCTGttcctgttgttcgtgagttccctgaggtatttccttcagacctgccgggtatgccacctgacagggatattgacttttgcattgatttggctccgggcactcagcccatttctattccaccatatcgtatggccccgcctgagttgaaagagttaaaggagaagttgcaagacttacttgaaaaaggtttcattagacctagtgtttcaccttggggtgcggcggtgttgtttgttaagaagaaggacggaacgatgagaatgtgtattgattatcggcagttgaacaaggttacaatcaagaataagtatctgttgctgagaattgataatttgtttgataagcttcagggtgacaaggtattttcgaagattgacttgagatctggctaccatcagttgaggatagGGAATCCGATGTCcataagatagctttccgcactcggtacgggcattatgagttcttggtgatgtcattcgggttgacaaatgccccagcaacttttatggatttgatgaaccgagtgttcaggccttacttggattcattcgtgatagtcttcattgatgatattttgatctattcccgcagccgggaggagcacgagcaacatcttatgGTGGttttcagactttgagggatagtcaattgcatgccaagttttcgaagtgtgagttctggttgagttcagttgcattcttgagtcatgtcgtatcagtagagggtattcaggttgacccgaagaagatagaagcagtcaagaactatcctagacccgcatcagctacagtgatccggagtttcttaggtCTAGCAGGTtactatcatcggtttgtggaggggttttcatctattgcagccccgatgaccaggttgacctagaagggtgcctagttcaggtggtcggacgagtgtgaggcgagctttcagaagctcaagatagctttgactatggcactagtgttggttttgcccacaggtttagggccatgtacaatttattgtgatgcatctcatattggacttggtgcggtattgatgcaggatggcaaggtcattggcTATGCTttgcggtagttgaagattcattagaagaactatccggttcatgatttggagttggtagccattgCTCACGCGTTGAAGAGTacgcagtacttgttcaagcagaaggagctaaatttgaggcagagaaggtggttggagctactgaaagattatgatatcatcaTCTTATATCAtcggggaaaggccaatgtggtagccgatggtTTGAGTAGGAAgacagccagtatgggcagtcttgcttatattccggtcagtgagtgattgcttgccttggatgttcaggctttggccaatcagttcatgaggttggatgtttctgagcccagtcgtgtgttagcttgcatggTCGCTCGTTCATTTTTATTGGAGCGTAGCCatgatcggtagtatgatgatccccatttgtgtgaccttagagacacggtgcagcacgaaggtgccaagcaggttaccttaggtgatgatagagttttgagattgcatggtctagtttgtgtgcctaatgtggatggactccaagagttgattttagaggaggaccatagttcccggtactctattcatcctggcgccgctaagatgtatcagggtttgcggcaacattattagtggcggagaatgaagaaggacattgttgcatatgtggctcggtgtttgaattgtcagtaggttaagtacgagcattagaggcctggtggtttgttccagaagattgagattcttgagtggaagtgggagcgtatcactatggacttcgttattggactcccacagactcataggaagttcgatgcagtgtgggttattgttgataggctgaccaagtcagcacatttcattctgatggcagtctcttattcttctaagaggttagttgagatctatatctgggagattgttcgtctttatggtgtgcccgtatctatcatttcggaccgaggtacgcagtttacctcacatttctggagagcagttcaacgagagctgggcacacgagttgagttgagcacaacattttatcctcagatggacgggtaatccgagcggactattcaaattttggaggatatgcttcaagcttgtgtcattgactttggaggctcgtgggatcagtttttgcctttagcggagtttgcctacaacaacagctaccagtcgagtatcaagatggctccttataaggctttgtatggtaggcggtgttagTCGTCGgttagatggtttgagccgggggaggctcggttattaggtacagatctggttcaggatgcttggACAAGGTATATTCAGGATaagcttcgtacaactcagtccaggcaaaaaagttacgccgaccgtaaggttcgagatttggcattcatggtcggtgagcgggtattgattcgggtgtcgcctatgaagggcgtgatgagatttggaaagaaggtcaatcttagccctaggttcattggcccgtttgagatccttgagcgagtgggagaggtggcttacagacttgcgttgtcgccgagcttatcagctgtgcatctagtgttccacgtgtccatgctttggaagtatcacgatAATCTATcctacgtgttagatttcagcactgtccagttggacaagggcttgtcttatgaggaggagccggtagctattctagaccggcaggttcgtcagttaagATCGATGAGTTTTCTTTCtattcgtgtttagtggagaggttagcctgctgaggtatcgacctgggagtccgagtccgatatgcggagacattatccccatcttttccccgactcaggtgcttccttcttatgtccgttcgaggacgaacgattgttttagaggtggagaatgtgatgacccaaaaggtcatcacttgttttaaaagtaaattctacATTTCGAGGCcctaaaaacctctttctgtcttacctcgatttgtgtacgcagtccgggcgcgtaaccggaaaaccattatgtgaaaatctataaaaaatgataaattttgaccttaaaatgaatttaaattgacttcggttaatattttgggtaaacggacccggacccgtgatttgacggtcccggaggatccgtaggaaaatatgggacttgggcatatactcggaatcgaattctgaggtcccaagcccgagaaataaatttttaaaggaaattgttttctagaattatttatgagttttggaaatcaaATGTGcttaaaatttgatggtatcgggtctatattatggttccggagcccagtacaggtcttctatgtggtttaagtcgagtctgtgaaatttggtaagaaacggacttgaaatgacgtgaatcggaccgtaATTGATAAAATTAGGAAATTCGaagttcttaagtgatttcataattttgatg belongs to Nicotiana tabacum cultivar K326 chromosome 6, ASM71507v2, whole genome shotgun sequence and includes:
- the LOC142182069 gene encoding uncharacterized protein LOC142182069 gives rise to the protein MNDDRMFNIVAHKRRLTEFETVALTEECTSRVQNKLPQKLKDPGSFTIPVQIGNIDVGHVLCDLGESINLMPLSLFKQLGLGAPRPTTVMLQLANRSIAHPEGVIEDVLLQIGKFIFPADFIILDYEADEPRSNHIGMTSLGYW